Proteins from a genomic interval of Paenibacillus sp. FSL R5-0623:
- a CDS encoding cold-shock protein — MQTGTVKWFNADKGFGFIETEEGTDVFVHFSAIQGEGYKSLDEGQRVQFEVTQGNRGPQAENVTKL, encoded by the coding sequence ATGCAAACAGGTACAGTGAAATGGTTCAACGCGGATAAAGGATTCGGCTTTATCGAAACTGAAGAAGGAACAGATGTATTCGTTCATTTCAGTGCAATTCAAGGTGAAGGTTACAAATCTTTGGACGAAGGTCAACGCGTTCAATTTGAAGTAACTCAAGGTAACCGTGGACCACAAGCTGAGAACGTTACTAAACTTTAA
- a CDS encoding tyrosine-type recombinase/integrase encodes MNQSSGTSVQREPTIEEFIHMLANEGELHPKTVKEYTSDLKHFIEWYKESTMLSEEFTLRIEDVNTSTLVQYREDSLKVMLLKPATINRRLITLKRFFKWAVLESRLSHDPSKPLKFIPEDKVSPRRMTFEEEQAFLAAVEYGNSLRDQTILTLMFHTGLRTMEVCNLKPHDIELGRRSGHLTVRADKRNVLRKIPLNIQCVVMLNQYLSDLATAPAYLFPSEKTNDRLTERALRHLIKKVMITAGLEGLSSHDLRHRFGYVMAEHTPLHRLAEIMGHTNPDTTMIYFKALSTNHRKEQE; translated from the coding sequence ATGAACCAGTCATCAGGGACTTCGGTGCAGCGGGAACCGACGATAGAGGAATTCATACATATGCTTGCTAATGAGGGAGAATTGCATCCCAAAACCGTGAAGGAATATACAAGTGATCTGAAACACTTTATCGAATGGTACAAGGAAAGCACCATGCTCAGCGAAGAGTTTACATTGCGAATCGAAGACGTAAACACATCCACTTTAGTCCAATATCGCGAAGATTCACTCAAAGTTATGTTATTGAAGCCAGCCACTATTAACCGAAGATTGATTACGCTGAAGCGTTTTTTCAAATGGGCTGTCTTGGAATCCAGGCTCAGTCATGACCCTTCGAAACCATTAAAATTCATTCCGGAAGACAAAGTAAGTCCACGCCGAATGACATTTGAAGAAGAGCAGGCATTCCTCGCGGCAGTGGAATATGGTAATTCCCTTCGTGATCAGACGATCCTGACCCTTATGTTTCACACAGGCTTGCGAACGATGGAGGTATGCAACCTCAAACCTCATGATATCGAACTTGGTAGACGAAGCGGTCACCTGACAGTGAGAGCCGATAAACGCAACGTGCTACGTAAGATCCCATTGAATATACAGTGTGTTGTCATGTTGAATCAGTACTTATCTGATCTTGCTACCGCCCCTGCTTACCTTTTTCCTTCAGAGAAGACAAACGATCGTTTAACGGAGAGAGCATTGCGACACCTGATTAAAAAAGTAATGATAACAGCAGGGCTGGAAGGATTGAGTTCACACGATCTGCGTCATCGTTTTGGCTACGTCATGGCTGAGCATACGCCACTGCACCGTTTGGCCGAGATAATGGGACACACCAACCCAGATACAACCATGATTTATTTTAAAGCATTAAGTACAAATCATCGTAAAGAACAAGAATGA
- a CDS encoding response regulator yields MYRVLLVDDEEDVREGLVVEVDWEALDLRIVGLAENGREALEMAERVEPDIVVTDISMPFMNGLELAQRLRKRNPLVKVVILTGYDEFDYARQAISLSVDEYLLKPFSAGHLTELLTRLRAQMAAEVAEREDVQQLREHYHTSLPLLQADLMATLLHRQKSSTYIHSKAKQCGLDLTGERYGVSVLTLHMDGDVQKEKLEGVFTEPPQRHNKTTSEVADQSEIIVPGGSLRQSEDAELKRFAALNIAAEVWAEHGAGHAFMHQETIVLLYVDRSGGTDGAKRQQKELENVMRSINHYLRIPATVGSGQIVDTLADVNHAYEDALLALDYRLVPGTDSIIYIADVERQTAGKLRFDELKQQTLTRCLKAGTQAELEEALAIIFREITVEHGRSDIQLYLIEVLTTVWKAAQASGEEMEDIFGAGFQLYADLFRLPGLTDAQKKVREVCLLVQHRIASGRQHVYKDIVEQALVFTKEHYADPDLSIQKVCGHLHISSGYFCGIFKKEVQLTFLQYLMQIRMEAARELLRSTELKSFEIAEQVGFAEPNYFSFCFKKHIGVSPKEYRKQASQTASEGSIR; encoded by the coding sequence ATGTACCGGGTACTGCTGGTGGATGATGAAGAAGATGTGCGTGAAGGACTTGTTGTAGAGGTCGATTGGGAAGCGCTCGATCTGCGGATTGTCGGTTTGGCTGAGAATGGGCGGGAAGCATTGGAGATGGCGGAGCGGGTAGAGCCGGACATTGTGGTGACGGATATCAGCATGCCATTCATGAATGGTCTGGAACTCGCACAAAGATTGAGGAAGCGTAATCCACTCGTGAAGGTGGTCATTTTGACTGGATATGATGAATTTGATTATGCGAGGCAAGCCATCTCGTTAAGTGTGGATGAATATCTGCTGAAGCCGTTCTCGGCAGGGCATCTCACCGAACTGCTCACAAGACTGCGCGCCCAGATGGCTGCTGAAGTGGCTGAGCGTGAAGATGTACAGCAGCTGCGTGAGCACTATCATACCAGTTTGCCTTTATTACAGGCAGATCTGATGGCGACCTTGCTCCATCGGCAGAAATCCTCGACATATATTCATAGTAAAGCCAAACAATGCGGATTGGATCTGACAGGAGAACGCTATGGGGTGTCTGTATTGACACTGCATATGGATGGAGATGTACAGAAGGAGAAACTTGAGGGAGTATTCACCGAGCCCCCACAGCGACATAACAAAACAACATCCGAGGTAGCGGATCAATCTGAGATAATCGTTCCCGGAGGTTCATTGCGTCAATCTGAGGATGCTGAACTGAAACGCTTTGCTGCACTTAACATTGCGGCAGAAGTCTGGGCGGAGCATGGGGCTGGTCATGCCTTTATGCATCAGGAGACGATTGTCCTGCTCTATGTGGATCGCTCGGGCGGTACAGATGGAGCGAAGCGGCAACAGAAGGAATTGGAAAATGTGATGCGCAGCATCAACCACTATTTACGTATCCCGGCTACGGTGGGATCGGGTCAGATTGTGGATACACTCGCGGATGTGAATCATGCCTATGAAGATGCCCTGCTGGCATTGGATTATCGGCTTGTGCCCGGGACGGATTCAATCATATACATTGCGGACGTGGAGCGACAGACGGCGGGCAAGCTGCGGTTCGACGAGTTGAAGCAGCAGACGCTGACACGTTGTCTGAAGGCGGGTACACAAGCGGAGCTGGAGGAAGCACTTGCGATCATTTTCCGGGAAATTACAGTGGAACACGGGCGAAGTGATATTCAGCTCTATTTAATTGAAGTATTAACAACAGTATGGAAGGCGGCACAGGCATCAGGGGAGGAAATGGAGGACATCTTTGGTGCAGGGTTCCAGTTGTATGCGGATTTGTTCCGACTGCCGGGACTTACTGATGCACAGAAGAAGGTACGGGAAGTCTGTCTACTCGTACAACATCGCATTGCCAGCGGACGCCAGCATGTATACAAGGATATTGTTGAGCAGGCGTTAGTCTTCACCAAGGAGCATTATGCCGACCCGGACCTGTCCATTCAGAAGGTGTGCGGGCATTTGCATATCAGCTCCGGTTATTTTTGTGGCATTTTCAAAAAAGAAGTGCAGCTTACCTTCCTGCAGTACCTGATGCAGATTCGAATGGAGGCAGCGCGTGAACTGCTTCGCTCGACAGAACTGAAGTCATTTGAGATTGCG